GCGCTCGCCATCACCACGGGCGTGGCCCCGGCGGAGCGCGCGGCCTCGGCCCTCGCCCGCCTGGACGCCACGACGAAGCGGGACTACGGGAACGCGTTCGTGGACAACGACACGCTCTTCGCGGGGGCGTCCGAGCGCGTCCACGCCTTCCCCTCCTACCCGGAGATCGTGGCGCGGTTCACGGCCGGCCGGGCCGGCTCGGCCCTGGACCAGATCAGACACACCCACGGCTGGATGGACGCGCACGACCCCGGGATCACGAACCGGGAGGGCAGCGGCCCCGGCGGATCGCTCTACGAGGGGACCTGCACGAGCATGGCGCACGGCTGGTCGACCGGCGTGCCGCCCGCGCTCACCCACCAGTCGCCGGGCGTCCTGCCCACCTCGCCCGGCTACGCCACCCGGGGCGTGCGGCCGCATCCCGCGGACGTCGACTGGGCCGAGGGCCAGCTCCCCACCCCGCAGGGATCCCTGCGCGGTGACACGGCAGAACACGGCCGCGCCCTTCGTCCTGACCGTGTACGTCCCGCCCCGCACCCGCGGGACGGCCTCGCCGCCCACCCGCGGGGGTCCGCGCCGCCCCTGCGGTCCGACGACGGCGTCGTGCGGGACGCGCACGGCGCCAGGGGACGCGGTGTCCCGGCGACCGGCGACCGCGTCGAGGTCGCCGGGATGGGTCCGGGCACTCCAGGCCTTGGGCCTGGCCCACTTCGAGGGCCGCACCTGGAACGGTTGGCACCACCACGTCACCCTCGTCTCCGCCGCCCATGCCTTCTGCGCGCTGCAGCGACTGACGCGAGACCCAAGAGATCCGGTGCCGGCCTGAGCCTCTACCAGGTCGTCCGCGAGCTGCAGACACCCCTGGCCACCTGGACCGGCGCCTGCCCCACCTGCCACCGCGACATGCCCACACCCATACGGACCTGACCAAGCCCTACTAGGGCTGCTCCGCGGAAGTCCGTGGAGGGGTGTTGATCGGATGGTCGATCCGCCGAGGTAGAGGCCATCTGCGCAGTAGAGAGCTCTCTCAGGAGAGCCAGCGTGCAGTCCGCTGGGCAGGATGTTGTCCCGGTTGCTGTCGCTGCGGGCCAAGTTGGGGTGACGTTGACGGGTGGGGTACCAGCCGTCATAGCGGCTGGTACCCCACTCGTCAACATCACCTTAAGCCGGTTGCGGCTTGTGGCTGTCGAGCAGCTTGGCAAGCAGGGAGTGAAGCTGTCGTCGTTCCGCGGCGTCGAGGCCGGCGAGGAGTTCGGCCTGGACGGCATCGGCGTGCTGTTGGAGTTCCTCGAGGTGCTGCCTTCCGGCGGCGGTGAGGGTGACGACGTTGCGGCGCCGATTGGCGGGGTCGGCCTGCCGGTCGACCCGGCGGCAGCCTTCCAGGCGGTTGAGGATGCCGCTGACGTCGTTGCGGTCAAGGCCGAGGCGGCGGCCGATCTCGGCCTGACTGAGCGCCCCGTACTCCTCCAGTGCCGCCAGGACGGCGAAGTCGGCGCGGGCGCTCAGCGGCATGCGCTGCGCGGTCAGCCGAGCGCCGAGCGTCGACACCTTGCCCGCCTGCCAGCTGGCGAGCTCACGCAGTCGGGCCGGGGGTTGCAATGCGTGATCCATGTCCCCATCCTAACCGTTGGCCAACCCAACACACACCTGTTATGTTGGACTAGCCAACGTTGGCCTGGCCAACGCTTAAGTGGGGTCAGTGGAGGACCGCCGGTCGACTGCCCCGCACCGCTCCCGAGGAGTCATCTCATGCACAGCAACAATGCTCTTCCCGATCTGTCCGGTCGCAGGGTCGTCGTTCCGGGCGGCACGGGAGCCGTGGGAGAGGGTGTCGTCCGCAGCTACCTCGCCGCCGGTGCGGACGTCGTTGTCCCGACCCGCACCCAGGAGCGGGCGGAGGAGTTCCGGCGCGTGCTCGGTGACGCGGCGACCGACCACCTGCACCTGGCGGTTCACGACTACACGACGTTCGCCGGCGCCGAGCAGCTTGCCGAGGAGATGGAGCGCAGGCTCGGTGGTGTCGACGACGTGGTGGCCCCGATCGGTGGGTGGTGGGCCGGCAAGCGGCTCTGGGAGATCGACGAGAGCGACTGGCAGAACGCCTTCGTCGGGCTCGCGACCGCGCACGTGGCCGTCCTGCGGGCCTTCCTGCCCAGGCTGGACGCCCGCGGCGCCTACACGTTGATCGTCGGGGCTTCCGCGTTCACGCCAGTTCCCGGTAGCGGCCTGGTCAGCATGGAGCAGGCCGCCCTGCTGATGATGCGGCAGGTGGTCGAGGCCGAGGTGGCAGGACAGCAGCGGGTCTTCGCCCTGGTCCTCGGGCCGGTCAGGACCCGCCTGGTCGACTCCGGCGATCCGGACTGGGTCAGTGCCGAGCAGGTCGGTGCGGTCGCCGTCGCGGCCTCGGCCGCAGCGACAGTGGGCGGCCTGGAGATCCGGCTGCGCAGTCGGGTCGAGGCAGACGAGGCGCTGGCAGTGCTCCAGGGCGACCAGCCGATCAGGACCGGCGCGGTCGTTGCCGTGTCCACGATGGAGCCCAGGAACGGACGGCGCGAGGACCTCCTCGAGGTGCTGGCCGAACTCGCTCCGCAGATCCGCGCCGAACCGGGGTGCCTGTGCACCACTCGGTACACCGACCACACGGCGATGCCGACGGACCACTGCTGATCATCCAGAGGTTCGCTTCGATCGAGGCGTTCGAGGACGGTGACCTCTGCGAAGTCTCAGGTTCGGGCGGTGTTGCGGGCCCGGATCGTGCTCGCGGCAGCGGACGGGCTCGCCAACGGCGCCATCGCCCGGGAGCTGGAGATCAGTACGAACACGGTGCGCAAGTGGCGGGGACGGTTCGCCGCCTGTGGGCCGGCCGGCCTTCGAGATGCCGAACGGTCGGGACGGCCGAGGACCTACGGGCCAGCGGTGCGCATGACGGTCGTGGCCACCGCGACGAGCGAGCCGCCGCACCCGGAGGCGACCTGGTCGCATCGGGCCATCGCGCAACGGGTGGCCAGCACGTGCTTCGCGTCGGTGTCTGCCTCCCAGGTCGGCCGGATCCTGGCGGACCTGGAGCTGAAACCGCACAAGGTCCGAGGCCGGCTCACCCGCCGGGACACCCCCGACTTCTGGCAGCGGGCCGCCGACGTGTGCGCTCTCCATCTGGAACCGCCTAAGGGGGGCAGTCGTGCCATCGATCGACGAGAAGACCGCGATCGCCGCCCGCTCGCGCCGGTATCCCGGGCGCCCCGCGCGCCCGGGAGAACCCGTCCGGCAGGAGTTCGAGTACCGGCGTCACGGCACCGCCTCCCTCGTCGCGGCACTCGACGTTCGCAGCGGTGAAGTACTCACCGAGGTGATCACGCGCAACGACGCGGTGACCTCCACCGGCTTTCTGGACCAACTCGACGCCGTCATCGCCCCGGGGCACGAGGTCCACATCGTGCTCGGCAACGGCCCCTCGCACACCGCCAAGCGCACCAAGGCTTGGCTGGCCTTGCACCCGCGCGGGCAGGTCCGCTGGACCCCACCGCACGCCTCTTGGCTCAATCAGGCAGAGCTGTTCTTCTCCGCCCTGACCCGCGGGGTCGTGCGGCACGGCGACCTCGCCGGCCGCAACGACCTGATCGAGAAGCTGGAGGCATACACGATCGGGCACAACGAGACCGCCAAGCCCTACCGGTGGACCTACGAAGGCACCCCACTCAAGGCAGCCCGACCACCACCCCTCCACGGACTTCCGCGGAGCAGCGCTAGCGGACGGACCGGCCCGCGCGGGCACGCCCCCCGTCCCGGCCGGCCGGCAGGTCGACACCGTCCACGCCGGCCGGCGCCCGGCGGGCCCGGCGCGCTGCTCCCGGCGCGTGCGCGTCGGGGGTGTGCGGGGCGGGCTCGTGGAGCGGAGTGCAGTGGTTCGGGACCGGGCCTTCGGGGGTGCCTGCGCGCGCAGGGACCCGGCCGGTGGCCGCGGTTCCGCGAACGCCGGGCGGGCCGGCCGGGCGGCCGCCGGCGGACCGGCGCTCCGGGCCGGCCCTGCCGCCGAGCGGCCCGTGGTGGCCGGCCCGGGGCCCTACGGTCTTCGCGGACCGGCCGCCACGGGCCGCTTCCACCGCGCCGGCTCCGCGCGCAGGTCGCGGCACGCGTCCGGTGTGCCGCACGTGTCCGGGACCTCCGGCTCGGCGCGCGGACGCGCCCGCTCCAGCCATTCCCGGTAGGCCGGCGCCTCACGGGCCGCCGCCCAGTAGGACTTCTCCAGCTCCGGGTACGCGTCCTCCAAATCGTCCTCCGTACGGGCCGCGAGCAGCAGGCGTACGCCGATCGGGTCGCCCTCCAGGGGGCGGATCGCCAGGTCGGGGCGGGGGTGGGCGATGGGCTGACTGACCGTGACCACCTCACCGGTGGCGGCCAGTGAGTAAGCCGTGAGGTAGTCGCCGTGCAGCATCTCCGACTCCAGGCCCACCGCGCGCAGCGCCCGGCACAGGGCGTCCCACTCGCCGTCGACCGTGGAGTCGACCATCCAGCGGTCGCCGGCCAGGTCGGCGAGCCGCACCTGCCGCCGCGACGCCGCCGGATGATCTGCGGCGAGCGTGACGAACTGCGGTTCGCGCTCGACGAGTACGCGCAGGCACAGGCCCGGCGGAATGCGCAGCGGACTGCCCTCGACCTCGTGCACGAAGGCCACGTCGAGCCGGCCCGCGGCGACCATGGTCAGCAGGGAGTTGGCGGACACGTCCATCTGGAGCGTCGGTTCGATGCGCGGCACCCGGGCCCGCAGCCGACGCAGCCAGCCCGGGATGGCCCGGCTCGCCGTGGCGCCGATGCGCAGGTGGAAGCCGCCGGCGGCCCGGGCGGCCGCCGCCCTGGTCTCGGTGACGACCGCCGCGAACTCCGCCACCAGCGGCCTGGCCCGGCTGAGCACCGCCAGCCCCAACGGGGTGGGACGGCAGCCGGTCCGGTTGCGCACGAACAGCTGAGCATCGAGCGCGTGCTCGATGCGCCGCAATTGGGTGCTCAACGACGGCTGTGCCATGCCGAGTTGCCGAGCGGCTTTGTGCAGGCTGCCGGTGTCGGCGATGACGCAGAGAACGCGCAGGTGCCTCACCTCGAGCTCCATGGGGGGAGCGTAGGGCGGCGCGCGGCATGGCACCAGATGTTCAAATCCGACTGGAAGTGAACGAGTCGGCCGCCGATAGTCCCGTGTTATCCCCGGTTGCCATCATCCGCGCTCCCGTCGGCCTGCCTGAGACTCACTGGCAACCGACCGTTCGACCCCACAGGACGAGTAGGAGTCCCCCCATGGCATCCTTCCGCACGCGCAACGGTTCGAAGAACCCCAGGAGACTCCTGGCCCTCGCGCTCGGCCTCGGCCTGGCCTCCGCCGCACTCGGCACCGCCGGCCCGGCGAGCGCGCAGGGCACCGCCCCGGCCCCGGCCCGCTCGGTCACCGCCGGCTACGTGGGCTCGGCGCAGGGCACCGCCGACAAGGCGTTCTTCGACGCCGTGCTGAAGTCGGTCGCGAAGCGGCAGGCCGGCCAGCCGTCCCTGAAGGCGGTGACCGTCTACTACAACGCCTCCCAGGCGCCGAGCTTCCGTACCCAGATATCGAGCGCCGCCTCCATCTGGAACAGCTCCGTGACGAACGTCAAGCTCCAGGCGACGTCGGGCAGCGGCGACTTCAACTACTACGAGGGCAACGACTCGCGCGGGTCCTACGCCTCCACCAACGGCCACGGCAGCGGCTACATCTTCCTGGACTACGCGCAGAACCAGCAGTACGACTCGATCCGCGTCACCGCCCACGAGACCGGCCACGTGCTGGGCCTGCCGGACCACTACAGCGGCCCGTGCAGCGAGCTGATGTCGGGCGGCGGCCCCGGCCCGTCCTGCACCAACCGGTACCCGAACGCCACCGAGCGCTCGCGGGTCAACCAGTTGTGGGCCAACGGCCTGGCCAAGGCCCTCGCCGAGGTGAAGAAGGCGGGCTGACCCTGCCGAACCGGGCGGGTGCGGGCTCCCCCACGGCCTTGTCCGCCCTCCGGGGCCCGGACCGCGGTACCGAACCGCGGTCCGGGCCGTTGTCGTGCCCGGCGGCGGCCGGCCCCGACCCCACCGCCGCCACGCCCCCCGCGACCGGCGTGGCGCACGGGGTGGCCGCCGGGTCGGCTCCTGTCCGCCCGCTCCGGCCCGTGACCGGCGCCGGGTTCAGTCCCTGCGCACGTCGACGTCGCCGTTGACCGTGGTCAGTGTCATGGCGGGGCCGCGACCGGTGTTCCGTGCGGGGGCGGCCACGGTGGCGCGGCCGTTCTCGGTGCCCGCGGTGACCCGGTACGCGGGGCTGTCGTGCGGAACGGTGACGTCGACCGAGCCGTTGGTGGTGGTCGCGGTGACGCCGGACGGCGCGGTGACACACGCCAGGACGACGTCCCCGTTGGTGGTCGCGCCGGTCAGCCGGCCCGCGGCGAGGGCGGAGGTGCGCACCGAGCCGTTGTGGGTGGACAGCCGCACCGCGGCGGCGCCGCGGCCGGAACGCGTCACCGTCACGTCGCCGTTGACGGTCGTCAGGTCCAGGGCGGCGGCGATGCCCGCGACGTCGATGCCGGCGTTGCGGGCGGTCACGGTGACGCCGACTCCGCCGGGGACGCCGACCCGGGGCATACGGGGGCACGGACCCCCGTCCGGGCTGCGGTCGGCGCAGGACAGGTCGAGGGTCCAGGTGTGGTCGCGGTGGGACCAGCGGTGCTCGACGCGGTCGTCCACGGTGGCCCGGTCGCCGTCGGTGGGGCGCAGTCGCAGCCCGTCGTCGGTGGTGATGATGAGGTTGTTCCCCGGTGCCCCGAAGACCGGGGCTTCCGTCCCGGCCCCGCCGCCGGACCCCTCGTCCCCGTGGCCCGCGCACGACACGGCGGCGGGTAGCGCCGCCAGTACGGCGGTCAAGCGCAGCAGGTGCCTTCTCGTCCTCGCCCTCATGCCTGTGCTGGTGCCCCGCCTCCACACCGGCATGACCGCGGCGGACACCTGCGGGCGGTGCCCGCGCGCTCAAGCCGCCCGGCGGGCGGCGCCGTTGACGGTGGACGACGCGGGCCTGCCGGTGTCGCCGGTGTGCGTGGCCCGGAAGCCGAAACAGCCCCCGCCGCGGGCGGCCGACCAGGAAGCCGTACCGGTCGGCCGGGAGAAGCCGTACCGGTCGGCCGGGGACGCGAACCCGGTGCCCGGATGGAAGGCGGGTCCGGAGCCGGTGCAGTGGTCCGGGGTGGCAGCGGCGCGGGGTGGACCGACGCGCTGTCCGGCCGGTGGACGTACCTGCATGGGTTGCCGGGTTCCCGCCCGAACCGGTCACCTCGGTGAGCGGGCCGGCCTGGGCGGCGGGGGCGGCCGGTGAGCGCCCGAGCCCCGGGCCTCGGGGCATGTCGGCGCCCTTTCGGCTGCCGGAGGAGTTGGGCTTTCGAAACTTTCGAAGGAATTTCCGGAAGGTGTCGCGACACGCCAGGGATCGGACGGACCCGCGTCAACCACTCCAACACCGGTACGCACGGCGGCAGTCACGAAAGAGCCCACGTTCGGACATCCGCCCTCGACCGACGCGCAAACGGTTGACCCGGCCCATCGGTGTTCGTATGGTCTGCGAAGCAATTCGGTAACATATTCGAAACTTTCGCCGCCCCTCGGTGCGCGGCGACCACCGCGCACGACCACCGAAAGGAATGTCATGACCATGATCAGAAAAGGACGGGGCGGTGTCCGCTCCGCGCTGAGCGCGGCCGCGGTCGGCCTGCTCGCCGCGGCGGCGATCCCGGCCCTCGCGCACCAGGCCGCCGCGGCCGACACGCTCGGCTCGGCCGCGGCCGGCAAGGGACGCTACTTCGGCACCGCCGTGGCCGTGAGCCACCTGGGCGAGTCGGCCTACGCCGGCACGCTGGACCGGGAGTTCACCGCGGTGACCCCGGAGAACGAGATGAAGTGGGACGCCACCGAGAGCAGCCGGGGCACGTTCACCTTCGGCTCCGCCGACCAGATCGTCAGCCACGCGCAGGCCCACAGCATGAAGGTCCGCGGGCACACGCTCGTGTGGTACTCGCAGCTGCCGTCATGGGTGTCGAGCCTGTCGGCGACCGACCTGCGCACGGCCATGAACAACCACATCACCCAGGTCATGCAGCACTACAAGGGCAAGATCTACGCCTGGGACGTGGTCAACGAGGCCTTCCAGGACGGCGGCAGCGGTGCCCGGCGCAGCTCGCCGTTCCAGGACAAGCTGGGCAACGGCTACATCGAGGAGGCGTTCCGCACCGCCCGCGCCGTCGACCCGAACGCCAAGCTCTGCTACAACGACTACAACACCGACGGCGTCAACGCGAAGAGCAATGCCGTCTACAACATGGTCAAGGACTTCAAGTCCCGTGGCGTGCCCATCGACTGCGTGGGCTTCCAGTCGCACTTCAACAGCGCCTCCCCGGTGCCGTCCGACTACCAGGCCAACCTGCAGCGCTTCGCCGACCTCGGCGTCGACGTGCAGATCACCGAACTGGACATCGAGGGCTCCGGCACCGCGCAGGCCACCAATTACTCGAACGTGGTGCGGGCCTGCCTCGCGGTCAGCCGCTGCACCGGCCTGACCGTGTGGGGCATCACCGACAAGTACTCCTGGCGCAGCAGCGGCACCCCCCTGCTGTTCGACTCCAACTACAACAACAAGCCCGCCTACGACGCCGTCCTGTCCGCCCTCGGCGGCTCGGGCTCCGGTGGCGGGGACGGCGGGGGCGGCGGCACCGGCGCCACGTGCAGCACGTCGTACACCAGGACCCAGGAGTGGAGCGACCGCTTCAACGGCCAGGTCACGGTCACGGCGGGCTCGGCGCCGATCAGCGGCTGGAGCGTGACGGTCACCCTGACGTCCCCGCAGAAGATCTCCACGACCTGGAACGGCTCCCCCACCTGGGACAGCAGCGGCAACGTCATGACGATGCGGCCGAACGGCAACGGCACGCTGTCGGCGGGCGCCTCGACCAGTTTCGGGTTCACCGTCATGAAGAACGGCAGCTCCGCGGCACCGGTGATCGGGGCCTGTACGGCCTCCTGACCGGTCCGCCCCCGCGTGCTGCCCGGGTCACCGTCGAGGGGGGACGACGGTGACCCGGGCAGCAGCCGGTACGGGCCGGACGCCGGACCACGGCTCCTGCGACGGCGTCGGCGCCCGGCCCCGCGCGGGGCCGGGCGCCGAGGTGTTTCTCGAAGGGCAGCAGGCCGACGGTCCCGGGGCCGGCCTCCGTGTCGGACGACAGCCGGTGGCCGGAGACGGGTTCCGGGCCTCCGGCTGGCCCGGCCCGGTGGTCGGGTGCACCCGCCGGCGTCCGCCGCTGCGCCCGTGCCCGCGTGCCGGACCACCCGGCCCCCCGTTCGGGCCGGAGGGGCGCGGGGCCCGCCACCGCGTCCGCCGGCACCGGCACGTCGCGCGGGCGGCGCGATGCCGCCGGACGGGCCGGGATCGCGAACCTTTTCCGCACTTACCGCGAACCTTTTCCGCACGTGCGGCATCTCACCGGGGGAAGGCGAACTCAAGAGCCGAAAACGAAGGGGAGAACGCTCATCATGACCCAGCACCAGAGCCGCACGCCTCGGACCGCCACGGCCACCCGCACCGGCCGGCGCCGCCCGCACCTCGTACGCGCGACGCTCGCCGCGACCACCGTCGCCGCACTGGGCGTCGCGGGCGCGGGCGCCGCGCAGGCCGCCGGGGCGGCCACCGCGACCGCGACGCCCACCTGCTCCGTGTCCGGCCTGAGCGCCTCGTTCGGCGAGAGCCTGGCCGGTGGCATGAACCACCAGGGCGTGGTGGTCAAGCTCCGGAACACCAGCGCCCGCACCTGCCTGCTGCGGGGGTACCCGGGCCTCGGCCTGGAGGACTCCGCCCACCGGACGCTGCACTCGACCACCCACTGGGGCGACACCTGGTACACCAGGAGCCCCGCCAAGTCCACGCTGACCCTCCGGAAGGGGCAGAGCGCCGAGGCGGTCATATCCTGGACGCACGCCAACACCGGCACGCCCGACGCCGTCCACGCCGCGTACCTCCAGATCACCCCGCCGGCCGCGACCGGCCACAAGACCCTCGGGTTCCCGCAGTGGGTCGACAGCGGCGACCTCCGGGTCACCGCCCTCGCCTACCGGGTGCACGTCGACGGCTGAGGGCGGTGCGGGCGGGCCCTGCCGGCCGGGCGTCCGTCGCCGAGCCGTCGCCGAGTCGTCGGGGACGGACGGGTCCCCGTGCCGGCGCCCTCCGGCGGCCGCGTCGGGCCGCCGGACGGCGGTGAGCGCAGCGGCTGCGGCAGGGCCGAAAGGCCGGTCACGTCCGCGCCCTGCGCGTCGCCGGCGGTACACCGGCTCGCGGTCCTTGCCCGACGGCCCCCGCACGGGTGGCGGGCGCCGTCAGGGGCAGTCGCCGGACCAGTCGAAGCGGCCGCGGTCGCCGGGGCGCGGGTCGTACAGTGCGCGCCCGCCGGCGCCGAACGCCCCCAGCTCGGTGGGGAGGGAGACCCCGGCCCCGATCTCCTCGGCCGTCCAGCCGGTGATGTCGAGCAGCAGGCCGTCCAGTGGACCGCCGACCAGTTCGGCGTACGTCTGGCCGGGGCGCGGGCCCGGGTGGTCGTGGTCGGTGCCGTAGACGCGGCCGCGCAGCAGCTGCTCATCGTCGCCATTCATGCCGTCCAGCTTTCCAGCCGCCACTGACAGCGCGGCTGTCCGGGGGACGGGGCCCACCCTCCGCCCCGGGTTCACCGGCCCGGGCGCGGAGGCGCGGGAGCCGGGCGCCGGCTCCGCGGCACCTGCCGCCCAGGAGGGGCGGCAGCGGTCCGCGGGTCCGCCGGGCGCCGGGAGGGCGGCTCACTCCTCCCGGGGCCCGATCTCCTTCCCCGCCGCGTCCCGGACGGTGATCGCCAGCATCGGGCAGATGTCGGAGGCCTCCAGGGCCCGGTCGTCGCCCTCCGGGATGCGCTCGCTCACCGGGCGTGCGCGATCGTCGCCGTTCAGGGTGAACAGGTCCGGGGCGGCGCCGGCGCACATGCCGGAGCCGATGCAGCGGTCGGGGGCGACCTGCAGGTGCCAGCTCATGCGCCGCCTCACCACCCCACCGGCATGACGCGGGGGCCGCGCACCAGCATCTCGGTCTTCCAGGTGATGTCACCGGCCAGGTGCAGCCGGGGGAACCGGGCGACCAGCGCGCCGATGGCCTCCTGGAGTTCGAGGCGGGCCAGGGGCGCACCGAGGCAGTGGTGGACGCCGTGGCCGAAGCCCAGGTGGGGGTTGCCGGTGCGGGAGATGTCGAGCGTGCCGGCGGCGGTGAAGCGCAGCGCGTCGCGGTTGGCCGCGCCGATGGCGACCAGCACCGGCTCCCCGGCCCGCACCAGGGTGCCGCCGACCTCGACGTCCTGTGTGGCGTAGCGGGGCTGGCCGGCTCCGCTGCCCAGGGGGACGAACCGCAGCAGTTCCTCGACCGCGCCCGTGATGAGCGCGGGCTCGGCGCGCAGGCGGGACAGCTGCCCGGGGTGGTCGAGGAGGGTGAGCACGAAGTTGGGGATCTGGGTGGCGGTGGTCTCGTGGCCGGCGACGAGGATGCCGACGCACAGATCGACGAGTTCCAGCTCGGACAGCCGGTCGCCGTGATCGCGTGCCTCGATCAGTGCCGTCATGAGGTCGTCCCGGGGCTGCTCGCGGTGCCCGGTGATCAGCCGGGCCATGTACGCGCGCAGCTCGTCGCGGTTGCGGTGGAACTCCTCGGCGGTGAGCGAGCTGGTGGACAGGGCGGCGTCGCTCCACTCGCGGAACCGCGGACGGTCCTCCTCGGGCACGCCGAGGAGACGGCAGATCACCGCGACCGGAATGGGCAGGGCGTAGCGGTCGACCAGGTCGGCCGGCGGGCCCGCCGCCTCCATCCCGTCCAGCAGGGTGGATGTCAGCTGCCTGACCTGGGGGCGGAGCTTCTCGACCTGGCGCACCGTGAACGCCTTGGCGACCAGCGAGCGCAGCCGGGTGTGGTCGGGCGGGTCCATGCTCAGGATCCCGCTGTCCCGCCTGCCGGCGGAGGCGCGCGGCTCGTCGTGTTCGCGGCCCAGCGCCCGGCTGAAGCGCTGGTCGCCGAGGACCAGCCGGGCGTCCGCGTAGCGGGTGGCGAGCCAGGCAGGCTCCCCGTAGGGCATCTGGACGCGTAAGAGGCCCGGGGTGTCGCGGGCTCGTCCGTACGCT
This is a stretch of genomic DNA from Streptomyces sp. TG1A-8. It encodes these proteins:
- a CDS encoding MarR family winged helix-turn-helix transcriptional regulator; this translates as MDHALQPPARLRELASWQAGKVSTLGARLTAQRMPLSARADFAVLAALEEYGALSQAEIGRRLGLDRNDVSGILNRLEGCRRVDRQADPANRRRNVVTLTAAGRQHLEELQQHADAVQAELLAGLDAAERRQLHSLLAKLLDSHKPQPA
- a CDS encoding SDR family NAD(P)-dependent oxidoreductase, producing MHSNNALPDLSGRRVVVPGGTGAVGEGVVRSYLAAGADVVVPTRTQERAEEFRRVLGDAATDHLHLAVHDYTTFAGAEQLAEEMERRLGGVDDVVAPIGGWWAGKRLWEIDESDWQNAFVGLATAHVAVLRAFLPRLDARGAYTLIVGASAFTPVPGSGLVSMEQAALLMMRQVVEAEVAGQQRVFALVLGPVRTRLVDSGDPDWVSAEQVGAVAVAASAAATVGGLEIRLRSRVEADEALAVLQGDQPIRTGAVVAVSTMEPRNGRREDLLEVLAELAPQIRAEPGCLCTTRYTDHTAMPTDHC
- a CDS encoding LysR family transcriptional regulator — encoded protein: MELEVRHLRVLCVIADTGSLHKAARQLGMAQPSLSTQLRRIEHALDAQLFVRNRTGCRPTPLGLAVLSRARPLVAEFAAVVTETRAAAARAAGGFHLRIGATASRAIPGWLRRLRARVPRIEPTLQMDVSANSLLTMVAAGRLDVAFVHEVEGSPLRIPPGLCLRVLVEREPQFVTLAADHPAASRRQVRLADLAGDRWMVDSTVDGEWDALCRALRAVGLESEMLHGDYLTAYSLAATGEVVTVSQPIAHPRPDLAIRPLEGDPIGVRLLLAARTEDDLEDAYPELEKSYWAAAREAPAYREWLERARPRAEPEVPDTCGTPDACRDLRAEPARWKRPVAAGPRRP
- the snpA gene encoding snapalysin, encoding MASFRTRNGSKNPRRLLALALGLGLASAALGTAGPASAQGTAPAPARSVTAGYVGSAQGTADKAFFDAVLKSVAKRQAGQPSLKAVTVYYNASQAPSFRTQISSAASIWNSSVTNVKLQATSGSGDFNYYEGNDSRGSYASTNGHGSGYIFLDYAQNQQYDSIRVTAHETGHVLGLPDHYSGPCSELMSGGGPGPSCTNRYPNATERSRVNQLWANGLAKALAEVKKAG
- a CDS encoding DUF4097 family beta strand repeat-containing protein, which gives rise to MTAVLAALPAAVSCAGHGDEGSGGGAGTEAPVFGAPGNNLIITTDDGLRLRPTDGDRATVDDRVEHRWSHRDHTWTLDLSCADRSPDGGPCPRMPRVGVPGGVGVTVTARNAGIDVAGIAAALDLTTVNGDVTVTRSGRGAAAVRLSTHNGSVRTSALAAGRLTGATTNGDVVLACVTAPSGVTATTTNGSVDVTVPHDSPAYRVTAGTENGRATVAAPARNTGRGPAMTLTTVNGDVDVRRD
- a CDS encoding endo-1,4-beta-xylanase, whose product is MIRKGRGGVRSALSAAAVGLLAAAAIPALAHQAAAADTLGSAAAGKGRYFGTAVAVSHLGESAYAGTLDREFTAVTPENEMKWDATESSRGTFTFGSADQIVSHAQAHSMKVRGHTLVWYSQLPSWVSSLSATDLRTAMNNHITQVMQHYKGKIYAWDVVNEAFQDGGSGARRSSPFQDKLGNGYIEEAFRTARAVDPNAKLCYNDYNTDGVNAKSNAVYNMVKDFKSRGVPIDCVGFQSHFNSASPVPSDYQANLQRFADLGVDVQITELDIEGSGTAQATNYSNVVRACLAVSRCTGLTVWGITDKYSWRSSGTPLLFDSNYNNKPAYDAVLSALGGSGSGGGDGGGGGTGATCSTSYTRTQEWSDRFNGQVTVTAGSAPISGWSVTVTLTSPQKISTTWNGSPTWDSSGNVMTMRPNGNGTLSAGASTSFGFTVMKNGSSAAPVIGACTAS
- a CDS encoding DUF4232 domain-containing protein, yielding MTQHQSRTPRTATATRTGRRRPHLVRATLAATTVAALGVAGAGAAQAAGAATATATPTCSVSGLSASFGESLAGGMNHQGVVVKLRNTSARTCLLRGYPGLGLEDSAHRTLHSTTHWGDTWYTRSPAKSTLTLRKGQSAEAVISWTHANTGTPDAVHAAYLQITPPAATGHKTLGFPQWVDSGDLRVTALAYRVHVDG
- a CDS encoding ferredoxin, with protein sequence MSWHLQVAPDRCIGSGMCAGAAPDLFTLNGDDRARPVSERIPEGDDRALEASDICPMLAITVRDAAGKEIGPREE
- a CDS encoding cytochrome P450, giving the protein MTTADHAPLAYPFNSSRGLALSEAYGRARDTPGLLRVQMPYGEPAWLATRYADARLVLGDQRFSRALGREHDEPRASAGRRDSGILSMDPPDHTRLRSLVAKAFTVRQVEKLRPQVRQLTSTLLDGMEAAGPPADLVDRYALPIPVAVICRLLGVPEEDRPRFREWSDAALSTSSLTAEEFHRNRDELRAYMARLITGHREQPRDDLMTALIEARDHGDRLSELELVDLCVGILVAGHETTATQIPNFVLTLLDHPGQLSRLRAEPALITGAVEELLRFVPLGSGAGQPRYATQDVEVGGTLVRAGEPVLVAIGAANRDALRFTAAGTLDISRTGNPHLGFGHGVHHCLGAPLARLELQEAIGALVARFPRLHLAGDITWKTEMLVRGPRVMPVGW